The DNA segment CGTGACGCGCTCGCGCGTGAAAGCGGTTGCCGTGCCCCGTCCTGACGCCGTTGCGGTTGAGCACGCCCGCAATCACGTCGTCACGCGCGATCAGCGCCAGCGCGCGCACGGCCTCCACCACATCGGCAGGCGTACTGGTCCGCTGGCCGCGTCGCCGACGCGGGAGGCGATGCTCGGTGTGAGCACCGCCGATCCAGTGCAGGGTGAGCACGATCTCGGCCCGCGCCTCGTCGAGGTCCGCGACCGCTTCGTGGATCAGGGTGCGCACGATCCGCTTCTTGAGCCGTGCATCCGTCGTCGGCGCTGCCCAGACGCCTTGCAGGTCCGCGGCGAGCGTCTCCAGCGCGACCGGAGGAAGGGCGGGCCGAGGGGCGAGCGCGTCGTGCGCGCCGATGCGCGTCTCGCAGGCGCCGACCCGGGACAGAGCTCGGTTCCAGCGCGCTTCGAGTTCGCCGGTCACCAAACGGTTCTCGGGGTCGGCCGCATCGTACTGCCAGAAGGCCCGGTCGGCCGCGTAGCGCGCCGCCTCCAGGTCTCGCACCATCGCCTCGCGCGCTTCGTCGCGTCGCGTGCTCGCCTGCGCCTCGGCTGCCCGCGCCGCCTCGATCGCGCCCGGCTGCATGACCGCTAGGAGCGCGGCCTCGACCACATCGTCGACGCGCAGACCGCCGAAGGCGATGCAGTTCGGCTCTCCATAGTCGATCCGCCCGCGCACGCAGGCGTAGCGCGGGATCTGTCCCTTGGCTCCAGTGTACTACACGCTGAGCTTGCGCCCGCAGCGCCAGCACCGCAGCAACCCTGCGAGCAGCGCCGCACCGAGCTTGGGCGCGCCGCGGGAACTGGTCGGAACGTTCTCGCTCACCATCGCCCGGATCGCCTCCGCCGTTCCCACTCCACGTAACCTTCATGCGAGCCCGGCTTCAACGCCAGCCACTCCGAGCGCGGCGTGCGCCTGGCCCGCGCCTTGGCGCCGGCCGCGTCGTAGCTGGCCGTGACGCGGCTGCGGCCGTAGGCGTAGGCGCCGCCATAGGCCGGGTTGGCGATGAACTCGCGAAGCGTCGAGTAGCGGGGCGGCGCCAGACGACCGGGCCGGCGTTGACACGTGTCGGCAGATCGAGCCCGTGCTCCAGGAACCAGAGCAGGGCCTGGCGCACGCTGCCCAGCTCGGCCACCTTGTCGATGCCGAGGCGGATCGCGGCCTGCACGCGTCGATCGGGATCGATCTCGAGCCGATCCGATGCACATCGCGCTACCTCCCCTTGCCTGAACGGCATCTTTCGGACCTCGATCAATCCGAGCCGTCCGCGCGCCCGCGACACCCGGCAGGGCGGCCGCGCGTCGGTGCATGGCCCTGGGGCTGCCGGGTGAGCGCGGATCGAAGGCCGACCGAGACCGGGCCGGATCGGAGATCCTGGGCCGGTGGATTCACGACCATGCCGCTAGAGCGTACCGGCCCGCATCGCGTTCGGCTATCGCAGCAGCGTCGCGCCGAGCTGCGCCACGCCGCGCAGCACGCTCGGTGCGATGCCGAAGGCCAGCGTCGCCGCCGAGCACAGGCCGAGCGCGAAGGCGTACCCGACGCCGGGCGCCACCCCCTCGGGGCGCTCGGGCTCCCGGAAGTACATCTCGGCGATGACGGCGACATAGTAGGAGAGCGCCACCGCCATGTTGGCGGCCGCGAGCACGGCGAGCCAGGCGAGGTCGCCGTCGATGGCGGCCAACAGCAGGAACACCTTGCCGGCGAAGCCCGCCAGCGGCGGGACGCCGGCCAGCGACAGGAGGGCGAGGGTCAGCGCCGCCGCCGACCACGGCGCGCGCCGACCGAGGCCGCGCACCGTCGCGAGGCCGTCGCTGCCGGACATGCGCTCGACTTGCGCGACCACCGTGAACGCCGCGAGGTTCATCAGGAGATAGGCCACGACATAGTATCCGATGGCCGGCAGCGCCTGGGGGACGCGACCGGCGACCGCGACCGCCATCAGCATATAGCCGGCCTGGGCGATGCTGGAATAGGCCAGCAGCCGCTTCAGGCTTGCTTGGCGGAGCGCACCAGATTGCCGAAGGTCATCGTCGCGGCCGCCATGAGGGCGAGCACGGAGGGCCAAGCAGCTAGAGCCCCCGGCATCGCCTCCAGCAGAAGGCGGAGGAGACCGGCGAAGGCGGCCGCCTTCGGCACGACCGAGACGAAACCGGAGATCGGGGCCGTGCCGCCCTGGAACACGTCGGGGGCCCAGACGTGGAACGGCACCAGCGTCATCTCGAAGCCGTAGCCGACGACGACCAGGCCAAAGGCCAGCGCGACCCAGGCCCGGTCGGCGCCGGCGAGGCCGGCACCAATGGCGCGCAGGTTCAGGCTGCCGGTGAGGCCGAACAGGAACGTGAGCCCGTAGGCCATCACCGCCAGCGCGGCGGCACGTAGAGGAAATATTTGAGCGTCGCCTCCTGGGCGGGCCCGTCGCTCCGGACGAGCAGCACGAGCAGGTAGGAGGGGAAGCTCACCATCTGCAAGAACAGGACGATCAGGCCAAGGTCGGTGGCCGCCGCGAGCCCCATGCCCCCGACGGTCGCCATGAGCAGTGCGACCGGATGGTGCGGCTCCTGCTCGCTCGCCCGGAAGTGGGAGGCGAGCGACAGCAAGCTCACCACGGCGCCGGCCTCGATGACGAGTTGGTAGAAGGCCCGGAACGGGTCGACGGCGTAGGTGCCGCAGAAGGCCTCCCGCGGCGTGGCCGTCAGCATCGGCACGGTCAGGCCCATCGCGGCGAGGAGGGCGAGGAGCGCGAGCGCGGCGGGTAGGCGGCGCCACCGGCCGCGGGCCCAGCCGGCGGCCGGGACCAGGGCCAGGGCGGTTCCGGCCAGGACCATCTCGGGCGCGACCGCCCCGAGATCCATGCAGCCGCCCATCGCCACCCCGCCGGTCACGGGAGGTGCGCCAGGGCGGCGGTCGTGCCGTCGAGCAACGCGACCAGGGTAGCGGGCAGGATCCCGACCGCGACCGACAGGGCCGCGAGCGCGGCCGCCGACCAGACCTCCCCGCAGTCAGGGGTGGCAGGGCCGGTGCATCCGCCGGCGCCCGCCCCATCAGCAGGCCGGTCACCAGCCGGAGGTAGACCGCGGTCGTGACGACGAGCGCGAGGACGGCCAACCCGGCGACCCA comes from the Methylobacterium currus genome and includes:
- a CDS encoding recombinase family protein, which translates into the protein MHRRAAALPGVAGARTARIDRGPKDAVQARGGSAMCIGSARDRSRSTRAGRDPPRHRQGGRAGQRAPGPALVPGARARSADTCQRRPGRLAPPRYSTLREFIANPAYGGAYAYGRSRVTASYDAAGAKARARRTPRSEWLALKPGSHEGYVEWERRRRSGRW